From the genome of Natrinema marinum:
GCGTGGTGGCGCTAGATTCGAATTTCGATCGATCGCGGACGATGACTGACCGATCTAGTGATGCCGACAGGGAGGCGAACAGTGGTGGTTCGGACACAATGGACGATCGACTACGACAGGCGCCGATAGGAGTCATCGAAACGACGAGCGAAGGGGAGATCGTCGACATCAATGACGCCGCAACGACGCTGTTGGAGACCGAGCCGGCCGCACTTCGGGGGACGGCGATCGAGGAAAGCTTCCCGAAGTCAGCTGTCAGGACGCTGCGTGAAGTCTTCGACGGCGCGTCACCGTCCCCTGCGTCGTTCGAGGAATACTACCCGCTGATCGATCGGTGGCTCGCGGTCGACATCTGCGTCGACGAAGGCGCACTCGTATACGTACAGGACTGTACGCCGCGTAAGGAGACCGAACAAACCGTCGCTCGGCTGGACCAGCAACTCGACCGGGTCCAACGCATCAACTCGTTGATCGCGACCGTGTTACAGCAAGTCATCGGTGCGTCGGACCGTTCGGACATCGCTCGGACAGTCTGCGAGCGGCTAGGTGGGACCGACCGCTACAAGTTCGTATGGGTCGGCGATCGGAAGTTCTCCGAGGAGCGCCTCCGGGTGCTCGCCGCGGCGGGCGATGCTACCGACCTTCGCGACCGAATCGACGAGAGTCTAGGCGGCGAGAAAACTTTGCCCGGCCAGACAGCAGTGGCGTCCGGGGAAACGCAGCTCGTCGAAGCAATCGCCGAAAACGACGCCGTTCCCCGCGGCGTTCGACGAGTGGCGTTCGGAAACGGGCTCCAGTCGTGTTTAGCAGTTCCGCTCGCGTACCAGGGGACGGTCTACGGCGTCGTAACGGTGTATTCCGGTCAGGAAAACGGGTTCAGCGAACAGGAGCGGGTCGGCCTCGAGACGCTAGGAAGTGTCGCCGGATTCGCGATCAAGGCCGGGCGACAGGAAGATCTGCTGGTTGCCGATACGGTCACCGAGGTGACCGTCGGGGTCCGCGACGAGACAATCCCGTTCATCGGCGCTGCGGACGAGGGTAACTGCACCGTGTCGCTGGACGGCGCGGTCCCTCGGGGCGACGGAGCCGTCGTCTGCTATCTCACAACCGACGGTCCGATCGAGGCCGTCGACGAGTGGCTAACAGGTTGTGAGGGTATCACCGACGTGCGACAGATACGGTCAGAAACCGAACCGCTCTTCCAAGCGACTATCGTCGATGAAGCGCCCGTAACTACCCTCGCAGCATGGGGTGCGACGATCAAGAACGGGGAGTACAGTTCCGAGTCGGCCCGACTTGTCGCCGAACTCCCGTCAGACGGAGACGTTCGGCGGCTGGTCGAAGCCGTCGACGCCACGGTTGCGGAGACGCAGCTCGTCGCGAAGGAGGAGACGACCCGGACGCCCGAGCCGGCCGAGGCGTTTCAGAACGCCCTCGACGAGCGGCTGACCGACAGACAGCGGACGGTGCTGCGGACCGCTCATCTATCAGACTACTTCGCCTCGCCGCGGGGGAGTACCTCGGAGGAGGTAGCGGAGACGCTCGACATCGCCGGGTCGACGATGCTATATCACCTCCGGCGGGCCGAGCAAAAACTCGTTGAAGCCTTTTTTCATGCCGACCGAGAAGCAGATGTGATCGGCTCGGAGGCAGGGGCGACCGACCCGGGGACGGGAATGTCCGACGAGCAGTAAGTCGGCATCAGTACCGTCCGCGGTCGATGCCCGAGAACTCTGCCAGTAGCTCCTCGACTTCTGGGAGAAGTCCTAAAACCCGATCCTCGATGGCGGTGCGTCTAGTCTCGATCTCAGCAAGCCGACCATCGTTCTCGATCTCGTCGGCGGGAAGTTCGGTGTCGACGACCGCCCGCGTCGACTCCAGTCGGAAGTATTCGCCGAGGAGTTCGTACGCGAGGACCTGACACTGCTGGTCGACGGCCGCGTGAAGGTCCTCGCGCTCAACCGGCTTCGAGAGGTAGTCGTCGAACGGCATGTCGACGATATCCAGTCCAGGGTCGATCGCCGTCACCATCACGACCCGCGTTTTGAGGTCCCGTTCCCGGAGACGCTCGAGCACCTCGTCCCCCGAAAGTCCGGGCATGTGCCGATCGAGCAGGACGACATCAGGGACCGTCTGATCGTCGACGACCTCGAGCGCTTCCTCACCGCCGTACGCGACGGTCACGTCGGCGACATCTTCAAGGCGGAGTGCGTACGCGTCGGCCACTTTCTTCTCATCATCAACCATCAAGACCCGGGGCTCCTCCACGCGCATCACGTTACCCATCTTACCGGCCGGTAGGCTGTCACCGTACTAATATCCCGTCACAAGTGGAACGTGATCGCACACATGTGGGTAGAACGGCCGGCCGTAATCGCAAGGGGAGGGGTTCGAACTGCCGGCCAAATACGGTCGGATACACAACTCTACTAATAACTAGAGTGGCGCGACGACACCATTGCGATTAGTAGCATCATCGTATAGGGACCGTCCCGTTCGATTAACAGATACCGATGCCGAAACTGGACTCATCCCGTAGCAGATTGCGACCAACCGGACGGCGAGGGAGCCCGTCTGAGAGTGACGGGACGATGATCGACTCGAATGCGGCGGTCAGACTCTTGAGCGACGATTATGCCCGAAGCGTGCTTGACGAACTCGACGAAGGTCCACTCTCTGCAAAGGAGTTGGTGGAGCGCCTGGACATTTCGCGTCCCACCGTGTATCGACGCCTGGACAGTCTCGAGTCAGCAGGACTCGTCCAAAGCTCGATCAGCGTGCGGGCGGACGGTCACCATCAACGGCGATACTGCGTCTCGGTCGATCGAATTCGGCTCACCTTCGAAAGTGACGGGATCACAGTGGAAGCGAACGATCGAGCCGACCGAGGACGTGACGTTGCTCTGCCTCTGCATAACTAGAGGGTGGCGTTGGTCAGGGTTCCGAATAGTAGCGGGACACTACAGGGTCGTTCGGTCGGTACAGAGGCATAACTGATGGCCGACAACGATTACAAGTCCAAATCCGATAAAGCGCTCGAGACCCCCTTGAGTAACGCGGAACCAACGGTTGATCTCGACGAGCTTCTGGCGGTACTGGCCGAAGAGTACACAAACGAGATTATCGCAGCGCTGGGCAAAGAATCACTATCCGCCCGCGAGATTGCCGACAGTTCTGGTGCCTCCCGTCCGACGGTGTACCGGCGGCTCAACCGACTCGAATCGATCGGCGCCGTTGAGACGACGATGGCCCCCTCGCCCTGCGGGCAATGCCGAAAGGAGTTCCGACTCATCCTTGGTGAGATCGAATTTTCACTCATGGGTGATGCAGATATTGTCCAGAACGGCAATTAATAGAAAGCATCGAGAGACCAGTGTCGCGCCAATATCGAACCATGCGAGGCTGTTGCTGTCT
Proteins encoded in this window:
- a CDS encoding bacterio-opsin activator domain-containing protein, with protein sequence MDDRLRQAPIGVIETTSEGEIVDINDAATTLLETEPAALRGTAIEESFPKSAVRTLREVFDGASPSPASFEEYYPLIDRWLAVDICVDEGALVYVQDCTPRKETEQTVARLDQQLDRVQRINSLIATVLQQVIGASDRSDIARTVCERLGGTDRYKFVWVGDRKFSEERLRVLAAAGDATDLRDRIDESLGGEKTLPGQTAVASGETQLVEAIAENDAVPRGVRRVAFGNGLQSCLAVPLAYQGTVYGVVTVYSGQENGFSEQERVGLETLGSVAGFAIKAGRQEDLLVADTVTEVTVGVRDETIPFIGAADEGNCTVSLDGAVPRGDGAVVCYLTTDGPIEAVDEWLTGCEGITDVRQIRSETEPLFQATIVDEAPVTTLAAWGATIKNGEYSSESARLVAELPSDGDVRRLVEAVDATVAETQLVAKEETTRTPEPAEAFQNALDERLTDRQRTVLRTAHLSDYFASPRGSTSEEVAETLDIAGSTMLYHLRRAEQKLVEAFFHADREADVIGSEAGATDPGTGMSDEQ
- a CDS encoding response regulator transcription factor — its product is MGNVMRVEEPRVLMVDDEKKVADAYALRLEDVADVTVAYGGEEALEVVDDQTVPDVVLLDRHMPGLSGDEVLERLRERDLKTRVVMVTAIDPGLDIVDMPFDDYLSKPVEREDLHAAVDQQCQVLAYELLGEYFRLESTRAVVDTELPADEIENDGRLAEIETRRTAIEDRVLGLLPEVEELLAEFSGIDRGRY
- a CDS encoding winged helix-turn-helix domain-containing protein, coding for MIDSNAAVRLLSDDYARSVLDELDEGPLSAKELVERLDISRPTVYRRLDSLESAGLVQSSISVRADGHHQRRYCVSVDRIRLTFESDGITVEANDRADRGRDVALPLHN
- a CDS encoding ArsR/SmtB family transcription factor, with product MADNDYKSKSDKALETPLSNAEPTVDLDELLAVLAEEYTNEIIAALGKESLSAREIADSSGASRPTVYRRLNRLESIGAVETTMAPSPCGQCRKEFRLILGEIEFSLMGDADIVQNGN